A stretch of Gemmatimonadaceae bacterium DNA encodes these proteins:
- a CDS encoding (2Fe-2S)-binding protein gives MYDLTINGKSQKVDVAPDTPVLWVLRDHVKLLGTKYGCGIAQCGACTIHLGKVAVRSCTLPVSAVGNQPITTIEGLSDDGDHAVQKAWLEHDVAQCGYCQAGQIMSAVALLNSNPTPSDADIESAMSGNICRCATYLRIKAAIKSAAE, from the coding sequence ATCTACGACCTCACGATCAACGGCAAGTCCCAGAAGGTAGACGTGGCGCCCGACACGCCCGTGCTCTGGGTCCTTCGGGACCATGTGAAGCTGCTGGGGACCAAGTACGGATGCGGGATCGCCCAGTGTGGCGCCTGCACCATTCATTTGGGTAAGGTCGCCGTGCGCTCCTGCACGTTGCCGGTCTCCGCGGTGGGCAACCAGCCGATCACCACCATCGAGGGCTTGTCGGACGACGGCGACCATGCCGTGCAGAAGGCGTGGCTGGAGCACGATGTGGCACAGTGCGGCTACTGTCAGGCCGGACAGATCATGAGTGCCGTCGCACTGCTCAACAGCAATCCCACGCCGAGCGACGCGGATATCGAGTCCGCGATGAGCGGCAACATCTGTCGGTGCGCCACCTACCTGCGCATCAAGGCCGCCATCAAGTCGGCCGCGGAGTGA
- a CDS encoding tyrosine-protein phosphatase, with protein MTTSPRPPANSVRNAHSLPPVLTAPRTMRSTFRTLATTIAASAFLAGCTHRAITPAPAAPAAGLAAGQALGIASVPNLRDVGGYATTSGAVVRRGLLYRSNQLNPISPDDRDKLAQLRLKNDFDLRTSEEVRLRPDQLPLGVVYHQVNVLADADMTAILQLSALLREPRKANDVLRNGTLKATYTQLYRDVVSLPSARQSYRELFVSISHADQLPALFHCTAGKDRAGWGAAAFLTLLGVPRETVMADYLRSNDNMLRASRPQIDAFVEAGGDRSLANSIFGVEPEYLEAAFDEVQKRYGTIEHYFAEGLGIDAAGQKKLRDVFLEKRTKGARPS; from the coding sequence ATGACAACGTCACCACGCCCCCCCGCCAACTCCGTCCGCAACGCGCACTCCCTTCCTCCCGTGCTCACCGCTCCGCGCACCATGCGATCGACCTTCCGTACGCTCGCTACCACCATCGCCGCGTCAGCGTTCCTCGCCGGCTGCACGCATCGCGCGATCACGCCGGCACCGGCGGCGCCCGCCGCGGGATTGGCCGCAGGACAGGCACTCGGCATTGCCTCTGTCCCCAACCTGCGGGACGTCGGCGGTTATGCCACCACCAGTGGTGCCGTGGTGCGGCGCGGGCTGCTGTATCGCTCCAATCAGCTCAATCCGATCAGTCCCGACGACCGGGACAAGCTCGCCCAGTTGCGGCTCAAGAACGACTTCGACCTGCGCACGTCCGAGGAAGTCCGACTCCGGCCGGACCAACTGCCGCTCGGTGTCGTGTATCATCAGGTGAACGTGCTGGCCGACGCCGACATGACTGCCATTTTGCAGCTGTCGGCTCTCCTGCGCGAGCCAAGGAAGGCCAACGATGTGCTGCGCAACGGCACGTTGAAGGCGACGTACACGCAACTATACCGCGACGTGGTCTCGCTGCCGAGCGCGAGGCAATCGTACCGAGAGCTGTTCGTGTCGATCAGCCACGCGGACCAGCTTCCCGCCCTCTTTCACTGCACGGCGGGGAAGGACCGCGCCGGCTGGGGGGCGGCGGCGTTCCTCACGTTGCTCGGCGTGCCTCGGGAGACCGTCATGGCGGACTACCTGCGCAGCAACGACAACATGCTCCGCGCGAGTAGGCCGCAGATCGATGCGTTCGTTGAGGCGGGCGGCGACCGGTCGCTGGCAAACTCCATCTTCGGCGTGGAGCCGGAGTACCTCGAGGCCGCGTTCGACGAGGTGCAGAAGCGCTACGGGACCATCGAGCACTACTTCGCGGAAGGGCTCGGGATAGACGCCGCCGGGCAGAAGAAGCTGCGGGATGTCTTCCTCGAGAAGCGCACGAAAGGAGCGCGCCCCTCCTGA
- a CDS encoding xanthine dehydrogenase family protein molybdopterin-binding subunit — MPIVSTTYSRRSFLKTTALAGGGLVLSFSWLAGCTPTDEELRTLPKEWFDFNSYLKIGENGVVSIMSPNPEFGQNVITSMPMVVADELDVDWKDVVVEQAPHDPAKFPDAMFGQFTGGSRGVSSKWKALRTAGASARQMLRSAAAQAWNVPVEEITTAAGVLKHAASGKSARYGEMASAAAKLPVPKDVPLKAVKDFTIIGTSRKNVEGRKIVTGKPLFGMDYQAEGMLIAMIVHPPAFGMRPKSVDDAAVRSMPGITDVFTISTLPNDQERGPFDVNAFPELVVVVGRSTWEVMKAKKALQVSWETAPSASFVVAGFGNKATVTVPAGLEDTATHQARMESLAARPGRVVRKDGDPAGAFKRAAKVIERSYTAPFLAHNCMEPMNFFAHVTADRVKVAGPLQAPGFVEPTLAARLGVPADKIDIEMTRMGGGFGRRAYSHYLIEAALISQRVKAPVKLIYTREDDMSTGIYRPAYHATYRAALDADNTLIALHVKAGGVPESPLFANRFPAGAVDNYLAEDWSIPSNITVGAFRAPRSNFIAGAEQSFLDEVAEAAGKDPIEFRLDLLKRAMAKPVGTGNEYEADRYIGVLEMVRDKSAWATPPAGVHRGVAAYFCHESYAAHVLDLTIEDGRPVVQKVTSAIDCGIVVNADAATNMVQGAVIDGIGNALFGTMTFRNGAPEKTNFDSYRMIRMREAPKAIDVHFVKSEVDPTGLGEPPFPPIFGAIANAMYKATGKRLYQQPFFGEKPVLG; from the coding sequence ATGCCCATCGTCAGCACGACGTATAGCCGACGTTCATTCCTCAAGACCACGGCGCTGGCCGGCGGTGGTCTCGTCCTCAGCTTCAGCTGGTTGGCCGGTTGCACGCCGACCGACGAGGAGCTTCGGACCCTTCCGAAGGAATGGTTCGACTTCAACAGTTACCTGAAGATCGGGGAGAACGGCGTCGTCAGCATCATGTCGCCCAACCCGGAGTTCGGGCAGAACGTGATCACGTCGATGCCGATGGTCGTGGCAGACGAACTCGATGTCGACTGGAAGGATGTCGTCGTGGAGCAGGCGCCGCACGATCCCGCGAAGTTTCCCGACGCCATGTTTGGGCAGTTCACCGGCGGGAGCCGCGGCGTCTCCAGCAAGTGGAAGGCGCTGCGCACGGCCGGCGCCTCCGCGCGCCAGATGCTGCGATCGGCCGCGGCACAGGCGTGGAACGTCCCGGTCGAGGAGATCACGACCGCCGCCGGTGTCCTGAAGCACGCCGCCAGCGGCAAGTCGGCGCGTTACGGAGAGATGGCCTCCGCCGCCGCCAAGCTCCCGGTGCCAAAGGACGTGCCGCTCAAGGCGGTCAAGGATTTCACGATCATCGGCACGTCGCGAAAGAACGTGGAAGGGCGAAAGATCGTGACAGGGAAGCCGCTCTTCGGGATGGACTATCAGGCGGAGGGGATGCTGATCGCCATGATCGTGCATCCGCCGGCGTTTGGCATGCGCCCCAAGTCGGTGGACGACGCCGCCGTCAGGTCGATGCCCGGCATCACCGACGTCTTCACGATCAGCACGCTGCCCAACGATCAGGAGCGGGGCCCCTTCGACGTCAACGCCTTCCCGGAGCTGGTGGTGGTGGTGGGGCGCAGCACGTGGGAGGTGATGAAGGCTAAAAAGGCGCTGCAGGTGTCGTGGGAAACCGCGCCGAGCGCCTCCTTCGTCGTCGCCGGCTTCGGCAACAAGGCGACCGTGACCGTCCCCGCGGGATTGGAGGACACGGCCACGCACCAGGCGCGCATGGAGTCGCTGGCGGCCAGGCCGGGGCGTGTGGTGCGAAAGGACGGCGACCCCGCCGGCGCCTTCAAGCGCGCGGCCAAGGTCATCGAGCGCAGCTACACGGCGCCCTTCCTCGCGCACAACTGCATGGAGCCCATGAACTTCTTCGCCCACGTGACCGCCGACCGCGTCAAGGTTGCCGGTCCGTTGCAGGCGCCGGGCTTCGTCGAGCCAACGCTCGCCGCGCGGCTGGGAGTCCCCGCGGACAAGATCGACATCGAGATGACGCGCATGGGGGGCGGCTTTGGACGGCGCGCCTATTCGCACTACCTCATCGAAGCGGCGCTCATCTCGCAGCGGGTGAAGGCACCGGTCAAGTTGATCTACACGCGCGAAGACGACATGAGCACCGGGATCTATCGCCCGGCGTATCATGCCACCTACCGCGCCGCGCTCGACGCGGACAACACGCTCATCGCCCTGCACGTGAAGGCTGGTGGCGTCCCCGAGAGCCCGCTCTTCGCCAATCGCTTCCCGGCTGGGGCTGTCGACAACTACCTGGCCGAAGACTGGTCGATTCCGTCGAACATCACCGTCGGCGCCTTCAGGGCGCCGCGCTCCAACTTCATCGCGGGGGCCGAGCAGTCGTTCCTCGATGAGGTCGCCGAGGCAGCGGGGAAGGATCCCATCGAGTTCCGTCTCGACCTGCTCAAGCGCGCGATGGCGAAACCGGTGGGTACCGGCAACGAGTACGAAGCCGATCGCTACATCGGCGTGCTCGAGATGGTGCGCGACAAGTCAGCGTGGGCAACTCCTCCAGCCGGCGTGCACCGCGGCGTTGCGGCCTACTTCTGCCACGAGAGCTATGCCGCGCACGTGCTGGACCTGACCATCGAGGATGGAAGGCCGGTCGTGCAGAAGGTGACCTCCGCCATCGACTGCGGCATCGTGGTCAATGCCGACGCCGCCACCAACATGGTCCAGGGTGCGGTCATCGACGGCATCGGCAACGCGCTGTTTGGCACGATGACGTTCAGGAACGGCGCGCCGGAGAAGACCAACTTCGACAGCTATCGCATGATTCGGATGCGCGAGGCGCCGAAGGCGATCGACGTCCATTTCGTGAAGAGCGAGGTCGACCCCACCGGACTCGGTGAGCCGCCCTTCCCACCCATCTTCGGCGCGATTGCCAACGCCATGTACAAGGCGACGGGGAAGCGGTTGTACCAGCAGCCGTTCTTTGGGGAGAAACCGGTGCTCGGCTAG
- a CDS encoding ATP-binding cassette domain-containing protein: MKPILAAETVVKSFGDRRVLTSATLRVVPGELRVLFGRNGIGKSTLLKIAAGRVSPDSGAIHFAGRVYLSVRLAQLATAGLFYLPDHDFLSTAFTVRRQLEMIRLQFGGGDVLEAATRMGIVAHLDKRPFELSGGELRRAELAAVLVRRPICLLADEPYRGIAPKDAEDLTRTFTGLAVSGVAVMITGHEVPTLLDAADHVSWCTSGTTYELGPPAIAVQNPASRREYLGSWFHSRAI, encoded by the coding sequence ATGAAACCCATCCTCGCGGCGGAAACCGTTGTCAAATCGTTCGGAGATCGCCGCGTACTCACGTCCGCGACACTCCGCGTCGTACCCGGGGAATTGCGTGTTCTGTTTGGCCGCAACGGAATCGGCAAGTCGACGCTGCTCAAGATTGCCGCGGGCCGGGTATCGCCAGACAGCGGGGCGATTCACTTTGCTGGGCGCGTGTACCTGTCGGTCCGTCTCGCGCAGTTGGCCACCGCCGGCCTGTTCTACCTTCCTGACCATGACTTCCTCTCGACTGCGTTTACCGTCCGGAGACAGCTCGAGATGATCCGCCTCCAGTTTGGTGGAGGCGACGTGTTGGAGGCGGCGACGCGGATGGGCATCGTGGCACATCTGGACAAGCGTCCGTTCGAGTTGTCTGGCGGCGAATTGCGGCGAGCCGAGCTTGCGGCGGTGCTCGTGCGGCGGCCGATTTGCCTGCTTGCCGATGAGCCCTACCGAGGCATCGCCCCGAAGGACGCGGAAGATTTGACGAGAACGTTCACCGGTCTCGCGGTCAGCGGGGTAGCGGTGATGATTACCGGTCATGAGGTGCCGACGCTGCTCGACGCCGCGGATCATGTCAGCTGGTGTACCAGCGGTACCACGTATGAGCTTGGGCCGCCGGCTATTGCCGTGCAGAATCCCGCGTCTCGGAGAGAGTACCTCGGATCGTGGTTTCACTCGCGTGCCATCTGA
- a CDS encoding methyltransferase domain-containing protein, giving the protein MSEPTLQAQIDAAHAYEALFVPALFGQWAPRVADAAQIEPAQRVLDVGCGTGILAREIESRIGSVGRVVGIDPSPGMLAVAKQLAPVVEWREGVAESLPFPDQSFEAVVSQFALMFFTDGRKALCEMLRVLTPGGRLAVAVWDSLDNIPAYASEVALLERMAGRQAADALRAPFVLGNRKDLAALFLEAGVTTAGITTHHGTAHFPSIRAMVEADLRGWLPVMGVILTEDLIGRILQDAEQALSSYATADGRAAFHVSAQLVTAQKP; this is encoded by the coding sequence ATGAGCGAACCGACGCTACAAGCTCAGATCGATGCGGCGCACGCGTACGAAGCGCTGTTCGTGCCCGCGCTGTTCGGGCAATGGGCTCCAAGAGTCGCAGACGCCGCGCAAATCGAGCCTGCTCAACGAGTATTGGATGTTGGGTGCGGCACAGGGATCCTTGCGCGTGAAATCGAATCGCGAATCGGATCAGTGGGGCGTGTCGTGGGAATTGACCCGAGTCCCGGAATGCTTGCGGTAGCGAAACAGCTCGCGCCAGTCGTCGAGTGGCGAGAGGGAGTCGCCGAGTCACTCCCGTTCCCTGATCAATCCTTCGAGGCTGTCGTGAGCCAATTCGCGCTCATGTTCTTCACCGACGGGCGTAAGGCCCTTTGCGAGATGCTTCGCGTCCTGACTCCCGGAGGACGGTTAGCCGTTGCGGTCTGGGACTCTCTCGACAACATACCCGCCTACGCGTCCGAGGTAGCGCTTCTGGAGCGGATGGCGGGTCGGCAAGCGGCCGATGCCTTGCGTGCGCCGTTTGTGCTCGGCAATCGGAAAGATCTGGCCGCGTTGTTCCTGGAAGCCGGCGTGACTACAGCCGGCATCACCACCCATCACGGGACAGCGCACTTCCCCAGCATCCGGGCCATGGTCGAAGCCGACCTCAGGGGCTGGTTGCCGGTGATGGGGGTCATCCTGACCGAGGACCTGATTGGCCGCATCCTCCAGGACGCCGAGCAGGCGCTCAGTTCCTACGCGACCGCCGATGGACGAGCTGCGTTCCATGTGTCGGCGCAGCTCGTCACCGCGCAGAAGCCTTAG
- a CDS encoding alpha/beta hydrolase, protein MNLRTVTSAIALASALQAVPSAAPAQPPTPTRIVVNGAELHYIEQGQGEPLILLHGGQGDYRMWGPQMAAFSPQYRVLSYSRRYHYPNDNPPRADYSPLLDADDLAGFINQLGLGRVHLVGTSIGAFAALVLSLKHPELVRSMVLAEAPLLAWAASSPTGAPLYRDFMARTHERAAPLFARGDDEGGMRVFIDAFDGEGTLDRLPPERRRTVMDNVGYFRAITAARDPYPNLSKEAVRALGMPILLIHGQSTNPVNLFLSDALKEQLPRATRVVIPQAGHGSPRQNPAAFNAAVLDFLRSLK, encoded by the coding sequence ATGAATCTCCGCACCGTAACATCAGCGATCGCACTTGCCTCCGCCCTCCAGGCGGTGCCCTCGGCGGCCCCCGCCCAACCCCCCACCCCCACGCGCATCGTCGTCAACGGCGCGGAGCTGCACTACATCGAACAGGGCCAGGGCGAGCCGCTCATCCTGCTGCACGGCGGGCAGGGCGACTACCGCATGTGGGGACCGCAGATGGCGGCGTTCTCGCCGCAATACCGCGTCCTGTCGTACAGTCGCCGGTATCACTACCCGAACGACAACCCGCCGCGTGCCGACTACTCGCCACTCCTCGATGCCGACGACCTGGCGGGCTTCATCAACCAGCTCGGGCTCGGACGCGTGCACCTGGTGGGGACTTCGATCGGAGCCTTCGCCGCGCTCGTCCTGTCGCTCAAGCACCCCGAGCTCGTGCGCTCGATGGTGCTGGCCGAAGCGCCGCTCCTCGCCTGGGCCGCGTCGTCGCCGACCGGCGCCCCCCTCTATCGCGACTTCATGGCCCGCACGCACGAGCGCGCGGCGCCGCTCTTTGCGCGTGGCGATGACGAGGGCGGGATGCGGGTCTTCATCGATGCGTTCGATGGCGAGGGAACGCTGGATCGCCTCCCCCCGGAGCGCCGGCGCACGGTGATGGACAACGTGGGATACTTCCGGGCGATCACGGCCGCCAGAGATCCCTATCCCAACCTGTCGAAAGAGGCGGTGCGCGCGTTAGGCATGCCGATCCTCCTGATCCACGGCCAGTCGACGAACCCGGTGAACCTCTTCCTCTCCGACGCGCTCAAGGAACAACTCCCGCGCGCGACGCGCGTGGTGATCCCGCAGGCCGGCCACGGATCGCCGCGACAGAACCCGGCGGCATTCAACGCAGCGGTGCTCGACTTCCTGCGCTCGCTGAAGTGA
- a CDS encoding prolyl oligopeptidase family serine peptidase: MGPYLVRATKDCPVAGRSLPLVIISHGQGGTRLGHHDTATALADAGFLVASFNHPGDTFGDDALASEVGIFESRPADVSRVITHMLEQWKDRQLVDAQSIGVFGFSRGGYTALALVGAEPSRSASAERFCGSWRSFLIPFCRKLGNEAVRLTARADSRVKAVVAVDPLNLFSASSLKGVKAPVQLWASELGGDGVALAHTQLIQRWLPTPPEYHMAKGAGHFVFLAPCPEELRKEARRICEDPSGVSRESWHASMNRAVAAFFTRTLRTGVK, encoded by the coding sequence ATGGGCCCTTATCTCGTTCGCGCTACCAAAGACTGTCCAGTGGCGGGGCGCTCCCTTCCTTTAGTCATTATCTCGCACGGCCAGGGAGGCACACGCCTGGGGCACCACGACACTGCCACCGCCTTGGCAGACGCAGGTTTCCTGGTTGCAAGCTTCAACCATCCTGGCGACACCTTCGGTGACGACGCCTTAGCCAGCGAAGTCGGAATATTCGAGTCGCGCCCTGCCGATGTTTCCCGCGTGATTACCCACATGCTGGAGCAATGGAAGGATCGTCAACTCGTAGACGCGCAGTCGATCGGTGTATTCGGCTTCTCGCGTGGCGGGTACACCGCCTTGGCTCTCGTTGGTGCAGAGCCAAGCCGATCAGCCAGCGCCGAGCGCTTCTGCGGCTCTTGGCGATCGTTTCTCATCCCATTCTGCCGCAAGCTCGGCAACGAGGCTGTGAGGTTGACGGCGCGTGCCGATTCGCGCGTCAAGGCAGTCGTTGCAGTTGACCCCTTGAACCTGTTCTCTGCGTCGAGTCTCAAGGGGGTAAAGGCGCCTGTGCAACTCTGGGCTTCAGAGCTCGGTGGTGACGGTGTAGCGTTGGCGCATACGCAGTTGATTCAGCGATGGCTGCCTACGCCTCCGGAGTACCACATGGCTAAGGGGGCGGGTCACTTCGTCTTTCTTGCGCCATGTCCTGAGGAGCTTCGGAAAGAGGCTCGCAGGATCTGCGAGGATCCCAGCGGAGTCAGTCGCGAGAGTTGGCACGCTTCCATGAATCGAGCGGTAGCCGCCTTTTTCACAAGGACGCTGCGTACAGGGGTCAAGTAG
- a CDS encoding BrnT family toxin, protein MIALGLADGIPLTVVFTDRIAADGSIVRRVISARVSSRKERQRYAKSLEAICPQDDADTGSR, encoded by the coding sequence GTGATCGCCCTTGGCCTCGCTGACGGCATCCCGCTCACCGTCGTGTTCACCGATCGGATTGCCGCGGACGGTTCCATTGTGCGCCGCGTGATCAGTGCCCGAGTCAGCAGTCGCAAGGAGCGCCAGCGTTATGCCAAGAGTCTCGAAGCGATCTGCCCGCAAGACGACGCCGACACAGGGTCGCGCTGA
- a CDS encoding beta-lactamase family protein, with protein sequence MTDRTRARRALLAAVIALSIAAPAAGVQAQGVAQHPRVQEALTAYEKWLDAQRAWKRIPGASAALVVDQDVIWQGGSGYMDAERKIPATANTAYSICSISKLFTSIATLQLRDAGKLRLDDPVSKHLPWFTPKSRYADEGAITVEGLLTHASGLQRELADTLWLEPAMMFPSFDELVKGVKDREVEYRPERYFQYSNLGFTLLGAVVSAVSGEPWSDYVTSHINAPLGLTSTFTEYPAAARGKTLAIGYSAAERDGSRHVMPPYQTKAMAAAAGYASTPLDLAKFAAWQFRVLAGNGATGGSAILSKPTLREMQRVHFTDPSWETTWGLGFEVWRKGEKTFVGHGGSCPGYRTQLTLQPEDKIASIVMTNAGDANATSLAQQGYEFLAPALKEALADTARALKAADASLDAYIGTYWSFGGEMEVIRWKGGLATMHVPSDEPVKGITRWKKIGDDAFQEIRKDGEGGEIMRFDRGSDGRVFRARTNYMMRRIR encoded by the coding sequence ATGACGGATCGCACCCGCGCGCGCCGCGCGCTCCTCGCCGCAGTCATCGCCCTCTCCATCGCCGCCCCGGCCGCAGGCGTGCAGGCGCAAGGCGTCGCCCAGCACCCGCGCGTGCAGGAGGCACTCACGGCCTATGAGAAGTGGCTCGATGCCCAGCGCGCCTGGAAGCGGATCCCGGGGGCGTCGGCGGCGCTCGTCGTAGACCAGGACGTGATCTGGCAGGGGGGAAGCGGCTACATGGACGCCGAGCGGAAGATCCCGGCGACGGCGAACACCGCGTACAGCATCTGCTCCATCTCCAAGCTCTTCACCAGCATCGCCACGTTGCAGCTGCGAGATGCGGGAAAGCTCCGCCTCGACGACCCGGTCTCCAAGCACCTGCCCTGGTTCACGCCCAAGTCTCGTTATGCAGACGAGGGGGCGATCACCGTCGAGGGGCTCCTCACTCACGCCTCGGGGCTGCAACGCGAGCTCGCCGACACGCTGTGGCTGGAGCCGGCGATGATGTTTCCCTCCTTCGACGAACTGGTAAAGGGGGTGAAGGACCGCGAGGTCGAGTATCGCCCCGAGCGCTACTTCCAGTACTCGAACCTGGGCTTCACCCTGCTGGGCGCTGTCGTGTCGGCGGTCTCGGGCGAACCGTGGAGCGACTATGTCACCTCGCACATCAACGCCCCGCTGGGCCTAACGAGCACCTTCACCGAGTACCCGGCGGCGGCGCGGGGCAAGACGCTGGCCATCGGCTACAGCGCCGCGGAGCGCGACGGGAGCCGTCACGTCATGCCCCCCTACCAGACCAAGGCGATGGCGGCGGCAGCGGGCTACGCGTCGACGCCGCTCGACCTCGCGAAGTTCGCCGCCTGGCAGTTCCGCGTCCTCGCGGGAAATGGCGCCACGGGCGGGAGCGCCATCCTGTCCAAGCCCACGCTCCGCGAGATGCAACGCGTGCACTTCACCGATCCCTCGTGGGAAACCACCTGGGGACTTGGCTTCGAGGTCTGGCGCAAGGGGGAGAAGACGTTTGTGGGGCACGGCGGGAGCTGCCCCGGCTACCGCACCCAGCTCACGCTGCAGCCCGAGGACAAGATCGCCTCGATCGTGATGACCAACGCCGGCGACGCGAATGCGACGTCGCTCGCGCAACAGGGGTACGAGTTCCTCGCCCCCGCGCTCAAGGAGGCACTCGCCGACACGGCACGCGCACTCAAGGCGGCCGATGCATCACTCGACGCGTACATCGGGACGTACTGGAGCTTTGGCGGCGAGATGGAGGTGATTCGCTGGAAAGGCGGGCTGGCGACGATGCACGTGCCGAGCGATGAGCCGGTGAAGGGGATCACCCGTTGGAAGAAGATCGGCGACGATGCCTTCCAGGAGATCCGGAAGGACGGCGAGGGCGGCGAGATCATGCGCTTCGACCGCGGGAGCGACGGGAGGGTGTTCCGGGCGCGGACAAACTATATGATGCGGCGGATCAGGTAG
- the argG gene encoding argininosuccinate synthase, giving the protein MANILQRLPVGEKVGIAFSGGLDTSAALHWMRAKGAIPYAYTANLGQPDESDYEEIPRKAMLYGAEKARLIECREQLVAEGLAALQCGAFHITTAGQTYFNTTPLGRAVTGTMLVAAMQQDDVNIWGDGSTFKGNDIERFYRYGLLTNPSLRIYKPWLDQQFIDELGGRTEMSEYLIKAGFDYKMSVEKAYSTDSNILGATHEAKDLEFLNKGIMIVQPIMGVAFWRDEVEVKRETVSIRFEEGMPVAINGQSYATPLALFMEANAIGGRHGLGMSDQIENRIIEAKSRGIYEAPGLALLYIAYERLVTGIHNEDTIETYRANGRKLGRLLYQGRWLDSQSLMLRDSAQRWVARAITGEVTIELRRGNDYSIVDTTSPNLTYKPERLTMEKGEAFFTPADRIGQLTMRNLDIMDTREKLGLYSEQGLLMGGGSTGVPQLPAGGEGGD; this is encoded by the coding sequence GTGGCCAATATCCTCCAAAGACTCCCCGTCGGCGAGAAGGTCGGCATCGCCTTCTCCGGCGGACTCGATACCAGCGCCGCCCTCCACTGGATGCGCGCCAAGGGCGCGATCCCCTACGCCTACACGGCCAACCTCGGGCAGCCCGACGAGAGCGACTACGAGGAGATCCCGCGCAAGGCCATGCTGTACGGCGCCGAGAAGGCGCGCCTGATCGAGTGCCGCGAACAGCTGGTGGCCGAAGGTTTGGCGGCACTGCAGTGCGGCGCCTTCCACATCACCACCGCCGGGCAGACATACTTCAACACGACGCCGCTCGGGCGCGCCGTCACCGGGACGATGCTCGTCGCGGCGATGCAGCAGGACGACGTCAACATCTGGGGCGACGGGAGCACCTTCAAGGGGAACGACATCGAGCGCTTCTATCGCTACGGGCTGCTGACTAACCCGTCGCTGCGCATCTACAAGCCGTGGCTCGACCAGCAGTTCATCGACGAACTGGGCGGGCGCACCGAGATGTCGGAGTACCTCATCAAGGCCGGTTTCGACTACAAGATGAGCGTGGAGAAGGCGTACTCCACCGACTCCAACATTCTCGGCGCCACGCACGAAGCGAAGGACCTCGAGTTCCTCAACAAGGGGATCATGATCGTCCAGCCCATCATGGGTGTCGCCTTCTGGCGTGACGAGGTCGAGGTCAAGCGCGAGACCGTCTCGATCCGCTTCGAGGAGGGGATGCCCGTCGCCATCAACGGGCAGAGCTACGCCACGCCGCTGGCGCTGTTCATGGAGGCGAACGCGATCGGCGGGCGCCACGGACTCGGCATGTCGGACCAGATCGAGAACCGGATCATCGAGGCCAAGAGTCGCGGCATCTACGAGGCGCCGGGGCTCGCCCTGTTGTACATCGCCTACGAACGGTTAGTCACCGGCATCCATAACGAGGATACGATCGAGACGTATCGCGCCAACGGGCGCAAGCTCGGGCGTCTCCTCTACCAGGGGCGCTGGCTCGACTCGCAGTCGCTCATGCTGCGCGACTCGGCGCAGCGTTGGGTCGCGCGCGCCATCACCGGCGAGGTCACCATCGAGCTGCGCCGTGGCAACGACTACTCGATCGTCGACACCACGAGCCCCAACCTGACCTACAAGCCCGAGCGCCTGACGATGGAGAAGGGGGAGGCGTTCTTCACGCCGGCGGACCGCATCGGCCAGCTCACCATGCGCAACCTCGATATCATGGACACGCGCGAGAAGCTGGGGCTGTACTCGGAGCAGGGATTGCTGATGGGGGGCGGAAGCACCGGCGTTCCGCAGTTGCCAGCGGGGGGCGAGGGCGGCGACTAG
- a CDS encoding BrnA antitoxin family protein produces MRRVSDAEIARTAPVELRDLPDDFWSEARVVVPVAKEAISIRLDSDVIAFFRATGPKKKPGCGLT; encoded by the coding sequence TTGCGCCGTGTCTCCGACGCCGAGATTGCCCGCACGGCGCCGGTCGAACTGCGGGACCTGCCAGACGATTTCTGGTCGGAGGCGCGGGTGGTTGTGCCGGTGGCGAAGGAGGCCATCTCGATTCGGCTCGACAGCGACGTGATCGCGTTCTTCCGAGCGACGGGGCCCAAGAAGAAGCCGGGCTGCGGACTCACGTAG